A section of the Polyangium spumosum genome encodes:
- a CDS encoding AAA family ATPase → MTSRATPSLRISRLVVQNFRTFHGPTEIPLASSEGVADEVAVFHGGNGSGKSNALAALELFFRGALLWLRRRANLKSETLTLGWDSAEATSILFLSHRDWPPGIREPMRIEVHFEGNDQTLAVDLIQAGSDCNLIVDGVAHLGGNLSVGLLRDPYLAPLRTKLESPLGAGSQPLLRLDARRRESRFYSSLNQQLGPQKTSAPDSPLSRELATRLLDLATSLEPLDTERWRAFTQLVSRFKTLAGREVNILRLPDGSADLRFEIRGKQILRVSELSSGEQQVVALCAAVLTSRAAIVAIEEPEISLHPDYQELLRDVLREQVRSGLVDQIILESHVPIFDGPEVIRFSRSPEGVTSVVRQPSDAHDALRQRARKSGAEDQWVTPDGYTKLPKVMLDNLGLQAGGYLWFARSTPGGRWEAWKTEEIDDALGLPGDDAED, encoded by the coding sequence ATGACCTCCCGCGCCACGCCGTCGCTCCGCATCTCCCGGCTGGTCGTTCAGAACTTCCGCACGTTCCACGGCCCGACCGAGATCCCGCTCGCGTCGTCGGAAGGCGTCGCGGACGAGGTCGCGGTGTTCCACGGGGGGAACGGGAGCGGGAAGTCGAACGCGCTGGCGGCGCTGGAGTTGTTCTTCAGGGGGGCGCTCCTGTGGCTTCGCAGGCGTGCCAACCTGAAGTCTGAGACGCTCACGCTCGGCTGGGACAGCGCGGAAGCGACGTCAATCTTGTTCCTCTCCCATCGGGATTGGCCGCCCGGGATCCGCGAGCCCATGCGGATCGAAGTTCACTTCGAGGGGAATGATCAGACGCTCGCGGTGGACCTCATCCAGGCGGGTAGCGATTGCAACCTCATCGTGGACGGCGTCGCCCACCTAGGCGGCAACTTGAGTGTCGGTCTTCTACGAGACCCATATCTCGCGCCGCTCCGCACGAAACTGGAGTCACCCCTGGGAGCCGGCAGCCAACCACTCCTTCGACTGGATGCGCGTCGCCGGGAGTCGCGCTTTTACAGCAGCCTCAATCAGCAGCTTGGTCCCCAGAAGACGAGCGCCCCCGATAGCCCTCTGTCTCGCGAACTAGCCACACGCCTCCTCGATCTCGCGACCTCTCTCGAACCCCTCGACACCGAGCGCTGGCGCGCCTTTACGCAGCTCGTCTCGCGCTTCAAGACGCTCGCGGGTCGCGAGGTCAACATCCTGCGCCTCCCCGACGGCAGCGCCGATCTCCGCTTCGAGATCCGCGGCAAGCAGATCCTCCGCGTCTCGGAGCTCAGCTCGGGCGAACAGCAAGTCGTCGCCCTCTGCGCCGCCGTGCTCACGTCGCGCGCGGCCATCGTGGCGATCGAGGAGCCAGAGATCAGCCTGCACCCGGACTACCAGGAGCTCCTTCGCGACGTGCTGCGCGAGCAAGTGCGAAGCGGCCTCGTCGACCAAATCATCCTGGAGAGCCACGTCCCTATCTTCGATGGCCCCGAGGTCATCCGCTTCAGCCGATCCCCCGAGGGCGTGACGTCCGTCGTACGGCAGCCCTCCGACGCGCACGACGCGCTTCGACAACGTGCTCGTAAGAGCGGCGCCGAGGATCAGTGGGTGACACCCGACGGGTACACGAAGCTGCCGAAGGTCATGCTCGACAACCTCGGGCTACAAGCCGGTGGTTACCTCTGGTTCGCACGATCCACACCTGGGGGACGCTGGGAAGCCTGGAAGACCGAGGAGATCGACGACGCCCTCGGCCTGCCTGGCGACGACGCAGAGGACTAG
- a CDS encoding M4 family metallopeptidase, translating to MRNRRLVTLAPLTLLLAACAVDGQDVENQAAPQDENDRVFVGHDAQAEKVAADLAIQKIAAERPEVVRGAGDLAVRRVRINDQGDAVSRFTQSIEGVPVFGGEAVVRLDKRGRLQNVRDYLHRNLKVETKPTLAAVDARTVAFGAVDGVVSREIGTDLQIVPRPMLGAALTYRVQLEGTLNDGTPTMPVVFVDAQTGEIVDQYDNLQTARNRQTYTANTGTSLPGTLVRSESQAAVSDAIVNMAHDNAGRTYDYYFNNFGRDSYTGSGTAIRSTVHYSKNYVNAFWNGSQMVYGDGDGVNSSALTVLDVVAHELTHAVTSYESNLTYSYESGALNEAMSDIFGAAIEAARDGSVSANTWKIGEECWTPGTSGDALRYMNDPKLAGDYDYYPERYQGSQDNGGVHWNSGIANLAFYLAVMGGTHPRGETSNQVPALSSNAMTSIQMGAAIFYDANTNCLGASSNFAAARTCTVDAANELYGADAATSISEAWAAVGVGSSGGGGGGGGGSEWTSLGEVTGISLGAKKWSTTWTVSKSSAASKVRILITGGTGDADLYVRYGSAPTASAYSCRPYLTGNEEVCEFNPAQSGTYYIKIYGYKSSSGVTLRAEEQ from the coding sequence ATGCGTAATCGTCGCCTTGTCACGCTCGCTCCCCTGACGCTCCTCCTCGCCGCCTGCGCCGTGGACGGCCAGGACGTCGAGAATCAGGCCGCTCCGCAGGATGAAAATGACCGCGTCTTCGTCGGCCATGACGCGCAAGCGGAGAAGGTCGCCGCGGACCTCGCGATCCAGAAGATCGCGGCCGAGCGGCCCGAGGTCGTGCGCGGGGCCGGGGACCTGGCCGTCCGGCGCGTGCGTATCAACGATCAGGGCGACGCGGTGAGCCGCTTCACGCAGTCGATCGAAGGCGTCCCGGTCTTCGGCGGCGAGGCGGTCGTGCGCCTCGACAAGCGCGGCCGGCTCCAGAACGTGCGCGACTACCTGCACCGGAACCTCAAGGTCGAGACGAAGCCGACCCTCGCCGCGGTCGACGCGCGCACGGTCGCCTTCGGCGCGGTCGACGGCGTGGTCTCGCGCGAGATCGGCACGGATCTGCAGATCGTGCCCCGCCCGATGCTCGGCGCGGCGCTCACGTACCGCGTGCAGCTCGAGGGGACGCTGAACGACGGCACGCCCACGATGCCCGTGGTCTTCGTCGACGCGCAGACGGGCGAGATCGTCGACCAGTACGACAACCTGCAGACGGCCCGCAACCGGCAGACGTACACGGCGAACACCGGCACGTCGCTGCCCGGCACGCTCGTGCGTTCGGAGAGCCAGGCTGCGGTCTCCGACGCCATCGTCAACATGGCGCACGACAACGCAGGTCGCACGTACGACTACTACTTCAACAACTTCGGCCGCGACAGCTACACGGGCTCGGGCACGGCGATCAGGTCGACCGTCCACTACAGCAAGAACTACGTCAACGCGTTCTGGAACGGCAGCCAGATGGTGTACGGCGACGGCGACGGCGTGAATTCGTCGGCGCTCACGGTGCTCGACGTCGTGGCCCACGAGCTCACGCACGCGGTCACGTCGTACGAGTCGAACCTGACCTACAGCTACGAGTCCGGCGCGCTGAACGAGGCGATGAGCGACATCTTCGGCGCGGCGATCGAGGCGGCACGCGACGGCTCGGTCTCGGCGAACACGTGGAAGATCGGCGAGGAGTGCTGGACGCCGGGCACGTCGGGCGACGCGCTCCGCTACATGAACGACCCGAAGCTGGCGGGCGACTACGACTACTACCCCGAGCGTTACCAGGGCTCGCAGGACAACGGCGGCGTGCACTGGAACTCGGGCATCGCGAACCTCGCGTTCTACCTCGCGGTCATGGGCGGCACGCACCCGCGCGGCGAGACGTCGAACCAGGTCCCCGCGCTCAGCTCGAACGCGATGACCAGCATCCAGATGGGCGCGGCGATCTTCTACGACGCGAACACGAACTGCCTCGGCGCGAGCTCGAACTTCGCGGCGGCCCGCACCTGCACCGTCGACGCGGCGAACGAGCTCTACGGCGCGGACGCGGCGACGTCGATCAGCGAGGCGTGGGCGGCCGTCGGCGTGGGCAGCAGCGGCGGCGGCGGCGGCGGCGGTGGCGGCTCCGAGTGGACCTCGCTCGGCGAAGTGACCGGCATCTCGCTCGGCGCGAAGAAGTGGAGCACGACGTGGACCGTCAGCAAGTCGTCCGCGGCCTCGAAGGTCCGGATCCTGATCACGGGCGGCACGGGCGACGCGGATCTCTACGTGCGGTACGGCAGCGCGCCGACCGCGTCGGCCTACTCCTGCCGGCCGTACCTCACGGGCAACGAAGAGGTCTGCGAGTTCAACCCGGCGCAGAGCGGCACGTACTACATCAAGATCTACGGCTACAAGTCTTCGTCCGGCGTCACGCTCCGGGCCGAAGAGCAGTGA
- a CDS encoding response regulator: MKLLLVDDQNVVRESLAKALRDEPDVTLVVEAESAREALSQKNRQPFDVVVIELSLADRCGTELIRQLKSFGETRVLVLSTFRDEFRVGEAMRAGADGYLSKRCRMKELVDAIRTVAKGRTAVSPDVSAAMVRALQRRDAARGDVLASLSERERQVLRLLAMGSSAKEVAAHLAISVKTVETHRARLCAKVATHSVADLTRLAVRAGLIDI, translated from the coding sequence ATGAAGCTCTTGCTGGTCGATGATCAGAATGTCGTACGGGAATCGCTGGCCAAGGCCCTGCGGGACGAGCCCGATGTCACGCTCGTCGTGGAGGCGGAGAGCGCGCGCGAGGCGCTCTCGCAGAAGAACCGGCAGCCCTTCGACGTCGTCGTGATCGAGCTGTCGCTCGCGGACCGTTGCGGGACCGAGCTCATCCGGCAGCTCAAGTCGTTCGGCGAGACACGCGTGCTCGTTCTCTCGACCTTCCGCGACGAGTTCCGCGTGGGAGAGGCGATGCGCGCGGGCGCCGACGGGTATCTGTCGAAGCGATGCCGCATGAAGGAGCTCGTCGACGCGATACGCACGGTCGCGAAGGGCCGCACGGCGGTCTCACCCGACGTGAGCGCGGCCATGGTGCGCGCGCTCCAGCGCCGCGACGCCGCCCGCGGCGACGTGCTCGCGTCGCTCTCGGAGCGCGAGCGGCAGGTGCTGCGGCTGCTCGCGATGGGCAGCAGCGCGAAGGAGGTGGCCGCGCACCTCGCCATCAGCGTGAAGACGGTCGAGACGCACCGCGCGCGCCTGTGCGCGAAGGTCGCGACCCACAGCGTCGCCGACCTGACCCGGCTCGCCGTCCGCGCCGGGCTCATCGACATCTGA
- a CDS encoding lysophospholipid acyltransferase family protein, with protein MQSDIRHIAEELRPDSAFLRRLMVRAVTNGPEALLRYGPLVFGPAFGAALRDKRESVRRNLRRVLGPRPALVELRDLGAVFANYGSCLTEAMLLGTPRGREVGLVSNTTGGANYEACAAEGKGILVATAHLGGWEVFGPALRRVRAKNVVVVMARERDAQARAMQDELRERSGVKIVHIGETAFDALPLLRHLKQDEIVAMQIDRVPPGMRARSVALCGAPFQVPEGPLMLAALSGAPILPVFTRRVGFMHYEAKILPPIRVPRRPSASDLDAAAQRLMDDLGAFLRDNPTQWFHFV; from the coding sequence ATGCAGAGCGACATCCGGCACATCGCGGAGGAGCTCCGCCCCGACTCCGCGTTCCTCCGTCGGCTGATGGTCCGGGCCGTGACGAACGGCCCCGAGGCGCTGCTCCGGTACGGCCCGCTCGTCTTCGGCCCCGCCTTCGGCGCCGCCCTGCGCGACAAACGCGAGAGCGTCCGCCGCAACCTCCGCCGCGTCCTCGGCCCGCGCCCCGCGCTCGTGGAGCTCCGGGACCTCGGGGCCGTCTTCGCGAACTACGGGAGCTGCCTGACCGAGGCGATGCTGCTCGGCACGCCCCGCGGCCGCGAGGTCGGGCTCGTCTCGAACACGACCGGCGGCGCGAACTACGAGGCGTGCGCGGCCGAAGGGAAGGGCATCCTCGTGGCCACGGCGCACCTCGGCGGCTGGGAGGTCTTCGGCCCGGCGCTGCGCAGGGTCCGCGCGAAGAACGTGGTCGTGGTGATGGCGCGCGAGCGCGACGCGCAGGCCCGCGCGATGCAGGACGAGCTGCGCGAGCGCTCGGGCGTCAAGATCGTGCACATCGGCGAGACGGCCTTCGACGCGCTGCCGCTCCTCCGGCACCTCAAGCAAGACGAGATCGTGGCGATGCAGATCGACCGCGTGCCCCCCGGGATGCGCGCGCGCTCGGTCGCGCTCTGCGGCGCGCCGTTCCAGGTCCCCGAGGGCCCGCTGATGCTCGCGGCGCTGAGCGGGGCGCCGATCCTGCCGGTCTTCACGCGTCGCGTCGGCTTCATGCACTACGAAGCCAAGATCCTGCCGCCGATCCGCGTGCCCCGCCGCCCGAGCGCGAGCGACCTCGACGCGGCCGCGCAGCGCCTGATGGACGATCTCGGCGCGTTCCTGCGGGACAACCCCACGCAGTGGTTTCACTTCGTGTGA
- a CDS encoding ABC transporter ATP-binding protein, whose product MTEPLIQIEDLTKSFGARTVLRGVNLCIPRGCLYGLIGPGASGKSVLLKLITGLYRPDAGRILVEGQDVHKMSDLELQQFRLRFGMLFQNNALFDYMTVGENIAFPLRRLFNYAEEEIAERVSERLRVVSLPGFEDRLPAGLSGGQKKRVGVARATITKAEIVLYDEPAAGLDPVTSQRIFELLRDEQRAAGATVVMVSSDLDRLLTVTDRVGMLYRGRLVFDGTTEEAKTSEDPYVRQFVHGLTEGPL is encoded by the coding sequence ATGACCGAGCCGCTCATCCAGATCGAGGACCTCACGAAGAGCTTTGGCGCGCGCACCGTGCTGCGTGGCGTGAACCTCTGCATCCCGCGTGGCTGCCTGTACGGCCTCATCGGGCCGGGCGCGTCGGGCAAGAGCGTGTTGCTCAAGCTCATCACCGGGCTCTATCGGCCCGACGCGGGGCGCATCCTCGTCGAGGGGCAGGACGTGCACAAGATGAGCGATCTCGAGCTGCAGCAGTTCCGCTTGCGGTTCGGCATGTTGTTCCAGAACAACGCGCTCTTCGACTACATGACCGTCGGCGAGAACATCGCCTTCCCGCTGCGCCGGCTCTTCAACTACGCCGAGGAAGAGATCGCCGAGCGGGTCTCCGAGCGTCTTCGTGTCGTGTCGCTGCCCGGCTTCGAGGACCGCTTGCCAGCAGGGCTCTCGGGCGGGCAGAAGAAGCGCGTCGGCGTGGCACGAGCGACGATCACGAAGGCGGAGATCGTGCTGTACGACGAGCCCGCGGCCGGCCTCGATCCCGTGACGTCGCAGCGCATCTTCGAGCTGCTCCGCGACGAGCAACGCGCCGCGGGGGCGACGGTGGTGATGGTGTCGAGCGACCTCGACCGGCTGCTCACCGTGACCGATCGTGTCGGCATGCTCTACCGCGGCCGGCTCGTCTTCGATGGCACCACGGAGGAGGCGAAGACGAGCGAAGATCCCTACGTCCGGCAGTTCGTCCACGGGCTGACGGAAGGCCCGCTGTAG
- a CDS encoding RNA polymerase sigma factor yields the protein MIRYRHDPERPGEPVVEATPRDLDAYRGFARSYLRAKWPVLGEADADEVTQDALYVLWQMVDEGRVRGAYTDPPDVVIRSLLVNIAWRVAGNQAARLRRKDARHVPIGEEHERDLSDPAARPEDIAEARRVLRHLARSKARPMRVLLLVVQGESAEDIAARLGIELHTVYNATMTARRQLAARYGRPRWSRKQKR from the coding sequence GTGATCCGGTACCGCCACGATCCCGAGCGCCCCGGCGAGCCCGTCGTCGAAGCGACGCCGCGCGATCTCGACGCCTACCGCGGCTTCGCCCGCTCCTACCTCCGCGCGAAGTGGCCCGTGCTCGGCGAGGCGGACGCCGACGAGGTGACGCAGGACGCGCTCTACGTTCTCTGGCAGATGGTCGATGAGGGGCGCGTGCGCGGCGCGTACACCGACCCGCCCGACGTCGTGATCCGTTCGCTCCTCGTCAACATCGCGTGGCGCGTCGCGGGCAACCAGGCCGCCCGGCTGCGCCGCAAGGACGCCCGGCACGTCCCGATCGGCGAGGAGCACGAGCGCGACCTTTCCGATCCCGCGGCGCGTCCGGAGGACATCGCGGAGGCGCGGCGCGTGCTCCGTCACCTCGCACGGTCGAAGGCACGGCCGATGCGCGTCCTTCTGCTCGTCGTGCAGGGCGAGAGCGCGGAGGACATCGCCGCGCGGCTCGGAATCGAACTGCACACGGTCTACAACGCGACCATGACCGCCCGACGGCAGCTCGCCGCGAGGTACGGTCGGCCCCGCTGGTCGCGGAAGCAGAAGCGCTGA
- a CDS encoding transposase: protein MANVLDPEKRLRVLAALVEGNSERAVERMTGVNRETVGRLSLMFGEGAIRLHNRVARDLACSLVTVDEQWSFVKKKQARVTIDDSSDVGEAYTFVALDASSRFVIAWHVGKRDQASTDIFMNDVRARLVVMPAMTSDGFAPYISAIGASFGPSIDYAQTVKNYTKRGRREGGPDHRYEPPRDPFITKKVVYGAPNLDAASTAYVERNNATMRHHIGRMRRLCLAFSKKLANHRAAVALNYAWYNLGTIVKTLRVTPAMAAGVTDHVWSLEEFMAALLDETPCEAPTKRELRPRTPEGTARELPGGRGFLRVVDGGKGKANEAPKPPQPPRPPAPVRYATPHVDDHEAHWEQMDLLAWRARERQLSFFDDEPDDE from the coding sequence ATGGCGAACGTCCTGGATCCGGAGAAGCGTCTGCGCGTGCTTGCCGCCCTGGTAGAGGGCAACAGCGAGCGCGCGGTCGAGCGCATGACGGGCGTCAACCGCGAGACCGTCGGGCGCCTCTCGCTCATGTTCGGCGAGGGCGCGATCCGGCTGCACAACCGCGTCGCCCGCGATCTCGCGTGCTCGCTCGTGACCGTCGACGAGCAGTGGTCGTTCGTGAAGAAGAAGCAAGCCCGCGTAACCATCGACGATTCATCGGACGTCGGCGAGGCGTACACCTTCGTGGCGCTCGACGCGTCGAGCCGCTTCGTCATCGCGTGGCACGTGGGGAAGCGCGACCAGGCGTCGACGGACATCTTCATGAACGACGTCCGCGCCCGGCTCGTCGTCATGCCCGCCATGACCTCGGACGGCTTCGCCCCGTATATCAGCGCGATCGGCGCGTCCTTCGGTCCGAGCATCGACTATGCGCAGACCGTCAAGAACTACACGAAGCGCGGACGGCGCGAGGGAGGGCCGGATCATCGGTACGAGCCGCCCCGCGATCCCTTCATCACGAAGAAGGTCGTCTACGGGGCGCCGAACCTGGACGCGGCGAGCACGGCCTACGTCGAGCGCAACAACGCCACGATGCGCCACCACATCGGCCGCATGCGTCGCCTCTGCTTGGCGTTCTCGAAGAAGCTCGCCAATCACCGCGCCGCGGTCGCCCTGAACTACGCCTGGTATAACCTAGGAACGATCGTGAAGACCCTCCGCGTGACGCCCGCCATGGCCGCCGGAGTCACGGATCACGTCTGGTCGCTGGAGGAGTTCATGGCGGCGTTGCTCGACGAGACGCCGTGCGAGGCGCCCACGAAGCGGGAGCTACGCCCGCGGACGCCCGAAGGGACGGCGCGAGAGCTCCCCGGCGGGCGCGGCTTCCTCCGCGTCGTCGACGGCGGGAAGGGCAAGGCGAACGAGGCGCCGAAGCCTCCCCAGCCTCCCCGGCCTCCCGCTCCGGTCCGCTACGCGACGCCGCACGTGGACGATCACGAGGCGCACTGGGAGCAGATGGATCTCCTCGCGTGGCGTGCGCGGGAGCGGCAACTGTCGTTCTTCGACGACGAGCCGGACGACGAGTAG
- a CDS encoding transcriptional regulator, with amino-acid sequence MTLTLVRPSREGQDGGRPSRRRPKKNPKLSLSSAERARLRAAIRNLRRAFGSYPCFAAATGLSLSTVEKAGSTGRVSLGFVLAVARSVGSTVERLIGPPVVADACPLCGKGAAR; translated from the coding sequence GTGACGCTCACCCTAGTTCGTCCCTCGCGCGAGGGGCAAGACGGCGGACGTCCGTCCCGTCGTCGCCCGAAGAAGAACCCCAAGCTTTCCCTGTCTTCCGCCGAACGCGCCCGCCTCCGCGCGGCGATCCGGAATCTCCGGCGCGCGTTCGGTTCGTACCCGTGCTTCGCCGCCGCGACGGGCCTCTCGCTCTCCACGGTCGAGAAGGCCGGGAGCACCGGGCGCGTCTCGCTCGGCTTCGTGCTCGCCGTCGCCCGATCGGTGGGCTCGACGGTCGAACGACTGATCGGCCCGCCCGTCGTCGCCGACGCGTGTCCCCTCTGCGGGAAGGGGGCGGCGCGATGA
- a CDS encoding polysaccharide biosynthesis/export family protein, with translation MDVHQKKRIARGAPGRLARGCLVVLGLSFSASCGGARPSYDYTTELRVMRTYTVGAGDVLEVRVWHNDQLSRRVTVRPDGFVTLPLVGDVACGGKTVEQIAKEITTKGQQFYTEPLVVSVEVAELHSYRIYVLGEVTRPGEFTPSGQVTVLQAIALAGGFTRFAASNEIVIVRKDQHGERRIPFAFSAVVKGGDLRENLPLLTNDTVVVP, from the coding sequence ATGGATGTGCACCAAAAGAAGAGAATCGCCCGGGGCGCTCCGGGACGGCTCGCGCGCGGATGCCTGGTCGTCCTGGGGCTTTCGTTCTCGGCGAGCTGCGGCGGAGCGCGGCCGAGCTACGATTACACGACGGAGCTGCGCGTCATGCGGACGTACACCGTCGGCGCCGGGGACGTGCTCGAGGTGCGCGTCTGGCACAACGATCAGCTCAGCCGCAGGGTCACCGTGCGTCCCGACGGATTCGTGACCTTGCCGCTCGTCGGGGACGTCGCCTGCGGCGGAAAAACCGTCGAGCAGATCGCCAAGGAGATCACCACGAAGGGACAGCAGTTCTACACGGAGCCGCTCGTCGTCTCGGTCGAGGTCGCGGAGCTCCACAGCTATCGCATTTACGTGCTCGGCGAGGTGACGCGGCCGGGCGAATTCACGCCGTCGGGGCAAGTGACGGTGCTGCAGGCGATCGCGCTCGCCGGCGGATTCACGCGGTTCGCCGCGTCGAACGAGATCGTCATCGTGCGCAAGGATCAGCACGGGGAGCGGCGGATCCCGTTCGCCTTCTCGGCCGTGGTGAAGGGCGGCGATCTGCGCGAGAATTTGCCGCTCCTGACGAATGACACGGTGGTCGTCCCGTAG
- a CDS encoding O-antigen ligase family protein, producing MTSFIVCVLCALVVLKPQEFVPALSGLPLLYLVFGLFTVAFVADVLRGRARVDLPPHLSFVLAFFLWGALVTLVRRPARLQTEGLDLAIVFCIFGVISLGLGNTKALRRFCWTLLLCMIFATTVAIVQSRGPWGCMIADKNDWEGKGELQHDGRGCETVLDCRRDGLPDVNYRCERVGPFGTATIGGRVRYRGTLADPNELSLAAVMALPFALAFAERRRAQRDPKQQPTAASLRLPLLLTDTLLSKIESMFRVVPALLVAFAFAVMIILSQSRMGVLVFLVVMGLAFIRRAGVFGVVIGCLAFPPLLLLGGRSGAEAEASADERLDLVAEALMMIKRSKGIGFGVGQFADESTLGLTAHNSYLLAAAETGIIGACLFSLVLYGALKIPLKLWFGSYDVDAELRRLAPALAISLVGAYVGIFFLSWSYKEFLYMQLGASAALYQAARAEDARFSVRIDLREALTVCGLCLLLFPIVWIVLHVVG from the coding sequence ATGACCTCGTTCATCGTGTGCGTGCTCTGCGCGCTCGTCGTCTTGAAGCCCCAGGAGTTCGTCCCGGCCCTCTCGGGGCTGCCGCTCCTTTACCTCGTGTTCGGCCTCTTCACCGTGGCATTCGTCGCGGACGTCCTGCGCGGCCGCGCCCGGGTCGATCTCCCGCCGCACCTGAGCTTCGTCCTCGCTTTTTTCCTGTGGGGGGCGCTCGTCACGCTCGTGCGCAGGCCCGCGCGCCTGCAGACGGAGGGGCTCGACCTCGCCATCGTGTTCTGCATCTTCGGCGTGATCTCGCTCGGCCTGGGCAACACGAAGGCGCTCCGGAGGTTCTGCTGGACGCTGCTCCTCTGCATGATCTTCGCGACGACGGTGGCGATCGTCCAATCGCGCGGCCCCTGGGGCTGCATGATCGCCGACAAGAACGACTGGGAGGGCAAAGGGGAATTGCAGCATGACGGCCGGGGCTGCGAGACCGTCCTCGATTGCCGGAGGGACGGGCTCCCGGACGTCAATTACCGTTGTGAGCGCGTCGGGCCGTTCGGCACGGCCACGATCGGGGGTCGCGTGCGGTATCGCGGCACGCTCGCCGATCCGAACGAGCTCTCGCTCGCCGCCGTGATGGCCTTGCCGTTCGCGCTCGCGTTCGCCGAACGAAGGCGCGCGCAGCGTGATCCGAAGCAGCAGCCGACCGCCGCGTCTTTACGGCTCCCGCTCCTGCTCACCGATACCTTGCTCTCCAAAATTGAATCGATGTTCCGCGTCGTCCCGGCGCTCCTCGTCGCCTTTGCGTTCGCGGTGATGATCATCCTCTCGCAGTCGCGTATGGGCGTCCTCGTCTTCCTCGTCGTGATGGGGCTCGCGTTCATCCGGCGCGCGGGCGTGTTCGGCGTCGTCATCGGCTGCCTCGCGTTTCCGCCCCTGCTCTTGCTCGGCGGGCGGAGCGGGGCGGAGGCCGAGGCGTCCGCGGACGAGCGGCTCGATCTCGTGGCCGAGGCGCTCATGATGATCAAGCGATCCAAGGGGATCGGCTTCGGGGTCGGCCAGTTCGCCGACGAATCCACCCTCGGGCTCACGGCGCACAACAGCTACCTCCTCGCCGCGGCGGAGACGGGGATCATCGGGGCTTGCCTCTTCTCGCTCGTGCTCTACGGCGCCCTCAAGATCCCGCTGAAGCTCTGGTTCGGGTCGTACGACGTGGACGCCGAGCTCCGTCGCCTCGCGCCTGCGCTCGCCATCTCGCTCGTGGGGGCGTACGTCGGCATCTTTTTCCTGTCGTGGTCGTACAAGGAGTTCCTTTACATGCAGCTCGGCGCCTCCGCGGCGCTTTACCAGGCCGCGCGCGCAGAGGACGCGCGCTTCTCGGTGCGCATCGACCTGCGCGAGGCCCTGACCGTCTGCGGGCTCTGTCTCTTGCTCTTCCCGATCGTGTGGATCGTGCTGCACGTGGTTGGCTGA
- a CDS encoding GGDEF domain-containing protein yields the protein MSLRPTYTSDLALETLLDVLDEAALVFDEGLVCRAAGRRVAALLGLDPSSCVGQGRASLLGRVGEGAPEIAGQLAALDVSTRAAERVEIDPLEVAGPPSRSFVWTSAPVVKDGVVVGRIDVVRDQSASAAMAHKLDEVSRVDTLTGLANRRRFEEECEREHRRAQRVWDSYAVARVDVDGMRAVNEARGRDEGDALLRLLGAALRASRRQYDVVARWGDDEFVVLLPCVDHGAVESVLSRAAAQMVAAAKDAGFVITLSVGVAVWRPPSADGSADVLGRATAALDAAKRRGAGAILVDLGGTNIKSDLEHVADEPPERIE from the coding sequence ATGTCGTTGCGACCGACCTACACCTCGGACCTCGCGCTCGAAACGCTGCTCGACGTCCTCGACGAGGCGGCGCTCGTCTTCGATGAAGGGCTCGTCTGCCGCGCCGCGGGGCGACGCGTGGCGGCGCTGCTCGGGCTCGACCCGAGCTCGTGCGTGGGGCAGGGGCGCGCGAGCTTGCTCGGGCGGGTCGGCGAGGGCGCGCCGGAGATCGCAGGGCAACTCGCGGCGCTCGATGTCTCCACGCGCGCGGCCGAGCGCGTGGAGATCGATCCGCTGGAGGTCGCGGGGCCGCCGTCGCGCTCGTTCGTGTGGACGAGCGCGCCCGTCGTGAAGGACGGCGTGGTGGTGGGGCGGATCGACGTGGTGCGTGATCAGAGCGCGTCCGCGGCGATGGCGCACAAGCTCGACGAGGTGTCGCGGGTCGACACGCTGACGGGGCTCGCGAACCGGCGTCGCTTCGAGGAGGAGTGCGAGCGCGAGCATCGGCGCGCGCAACGCGTGTGGGACTCGTACGCCGTGGCGCGCGTGGACGTCGACGGCATGCGGGCGGTGAACGAGGCGCGCGGGCGGGACGAGGGAGACGCGCTGCTCCGGCTGCTCGGCGCGGCGCTGCGCGCGTCACGAAGGCAGTACGACGTGGTCGCGCGGTGGGGGGACGACGAGTTCGTGGTGCTCTTGCCCTGCGTGGATCACGGCGCCGTGGAGAGCGTGCTGTCACGCGCGGCGGCGCAGATGGTCGCGGCGGCGAAGGACGCGGGCTTCGTGATCACCTTGAGCGTCGGCGTCGCCGTGTGGAGGCCGCCGTCGGCCGATGGCAGCGCGGACGTGCTCGGCCGCGCGACGGCCGCCCTCGACGCCGCGAAGCGCCGCGGCGCGGGCGCGATCCTCGTCGATCTCGGCGGGACGAACATCAAGAGCGACCTCGAGCACGTCGCGGACGAACCTCCCGAGCGGATCGAGTAA